A single Rattus norvegicus strain BN/NHsdMcwi chromosome 5, GRCr8, whole genome shotgun sequence DNA region contains:
- the Skint2 gene encoding selection and upkeep of intraepithelial T-cells protein 2-like, protein MGATGVLATHCVILCFLHKEALSSEQFTVTGLQRPVLASLGGNVDLSCQLSPPQQAQHMEIRWFRNRYTEPVHLYRNGKDLHGETISKYVERTELLKDAIGEGKVTLRIFKLTADDDGSYHCVFKVGEFYEEHITEVKVTATSSDIQILMHPPNIKGVMLECHSGGWFPQPHMEWRDSKGKVIPAASKSHSQDENKLFNMTMTLLIEASSYRNVTCYLQNRLTHQEENISIVLSGKSCVSSSVTIIVTYTYY, encoded by the exons AACAATTCACAGTGACTGGCTTACAGAGGCCAGTCCTGGCCTCATTGGGTGGAAATGTTGACCTGAGTTGTCAGTTGTCTCCACCACAACAAGCACAACATATGGAGATTCGTTGGTTTCGGAATCGCTATACAGAGCCTGTGCACCTGTACAGGAATGGTAAAGACCTGCATGGGGAAACTATCTCCAAGTATGTGGAgcggactgaacttctgaaagaTGCCATTGGAGAGGGGAAAGTGACCCTCAGGATCTTTAAACTGACAGCTGATGATGATGGGTCATACCACTGTGTTTTCAAAGTTGGGGAGTTTTATGAAGAGCATATCACAGAGGTCAAGGTCACAG CCACAAGTTCAGATATCCAGATTCTCATGCATCCCCCTAATATCAAAGGTGTAATGTTGGAGTGTCATTCAGGAGGTTGGTTCCCACAGCCTCATATGGAATGGAGAGACAGCAAGGGAAAGGTCATTCCAGCTGCATCGAAATCCCATTCACAGGATGAAAACAAATTGTTCAACATGACAATGACCCTTCTTATTGAAGCCAGCTCTTACAGGAATGTCACTTGCTATCTTCAAAACCGTCTAACTCACCAAGAAGAAAACATAAGCATTGTTCTATCAGGTAAATCTTGTGTTAGTTCTTCTGTAACAATCATTGTCACATATACTTATTATTAG